The DNA window cacagtcacacgtaCTCCATAGCAATTAGCATTGGCAGTGAGAATTGAAATAGGCTTGGTAAAAATTGGTTGGGTACGGTAAAATTAAAAGGAAATCAAGAGCTGTTTGTATTCACTAGATGTTTTATAAGTATGCAATTTGTTACTTTTAcagcagcaaaacttcaactgCCCGCTGAATGTCAAAGTGGATGACGAAGACAATGTGGAGGCTTTACAGCTACAAGAGGAGGATGAACAGGAACGTGGGAATCAACTACAACCAGAAGTACCACCAGCCACGTCATCAGCATCCAAGCATACGTGCAAGTGCACATCAAACTGCGAGGGAAACATAAATGTGAGCTTTTCAGATTAACAGTCTTTATCGTTTATATTCTTTTGAATTGTTTTAAAGTTTGCCATTTATATCTCTTTTCTGAGCTATATATAATTGGTCTGATATACTATTATACATactgcagggatgttgctacaaattcatacctataggacaaatgtcctgagttcttcagcataaataggacatttgaccgctttcaaaaagtgtaataggacattatgaatttgcgccaaacagcttataacacattccatggaattgttccaaagtcatgcgcccacacatacacgcacacacgcgcgctgtagaacacacacataatatagtaaatacatcaacacagtgtgcgtataatgttgtatttgtttagtttcaaagaaaccacaaaaaagaaaccaacatggacaacttcagagctcttagtcttactttgattacaaacggcatgatttggataaaagttgaaaaacaaaatgatcggtttgatctaatgctggtcttttgcaggctttagttttttttccagcgtcataattcagtgcttcgtctcatatctaaaacaaaagcagacgacaaatttagtcagttggagatgtctcccgtactcctgtagcatgcactgatctaaaaataatccactatttttagatcagtgcgctgcaccgagacggtataaatacccaaacggcgcataccacAAACGGTTTGGGAATTccagacaaaagaaaagatccgcacgcggcactggcaacttaaGTGTCAGCTGAACATGAGCGTTCGGtgttttagaagatttgtatcttgaaatgaaaattaacgattatcgcgctgtccgaaggaatggagtacatatcggacaatgaccacgcttaggctaaaacgataggacatctgaccgacatgcggcaatgtgaatcggacatttggggattttcatcgttatatatgtccgatgtccgacgcctaacgacatccctgttaCTGCACGCTTCACTCCTGTTTACTTTTGCAGCAGAAATGCAACATTCCAAAATCTGTTCCTAATTTAAGTTTACACTTACAGGTATGATTATATGGTATTGTAAATGAATATCAGTAGTCCGCTTGTTACAGTAATATAAATAAACTAAAATTAACTTGTCATTGTTCCGGTTATTGAAGTGAAATGTACATTGTTTTGTAATTATCAATTATCAGCAATGTCATTTGTTCTTCAGATGTTTCTGCCATTGCCGAAACCAAGGATGTCAGGATCCAATGCAACCTGATCAACGCCCCACCTCTAAAACGCAATGCCGGTTCTAACTTCTACAGATGAGAGTGTGGGGAAAGAAGAACGAAAAGGTGAACGACAGCGCGCTGCAGCTGCGGAAGAGGACGAGCCTGCTGACGAGGATGGAGGTGAACCAGAAGATCCGCAGTTCTTGTAAGTTTTCAATAGACATCTACTTCTCTACATTTTAAAAAGTAAGACAGAAGTCAAGGGTTACTTTGGGTGAcagtcagctatttttagctgCTATCACTGTgtcctttgtttttgtctttctctctctggtctTTATCTCACTGGCCATAGCCCCTTTTTGTCTATTAAATGGGGGGAAAACACCAAAAACATGTCAataaacatttttgttgtgacatTATTTAGCTTAATTTCTCATCACAAGTAAGAAGCTAATTTCACCTTAATGTTTTTGTTATACTGGATTTCACTGTCATTGCGACATGTATAGCATGAAGTAATTATATCCATAGCACTAGCAGTGAAACAATTTGTTCTTGTGTATGGCACATATAGTTTCCATAGTAACCCTTTATGTGCTAAGAAAGTGTATAACCTGTGTGTTTTAGGAATGCCCCTGAGCCGAGACCCAGCCCCGACCTGGAAGACAAGTACATTGTCTTCCAGGCAAACTTGATGCAGCTGTTTGAGAGTTGTCCTCGATGCTCTCACCCTGCGAAGTCCTTCATATCGAAGACAGTGGGATCTTGCATCCACGTCCGACAAGACTGCTCCAAGTGCTGTTTCTTCAGAGAGTGGACCAGCCAACCGTACATAAAGCAGATGCCCTGCGGGAACCTGCTCCTGTCATCAGCTGTTGTGCTCTCTGGCTGCAGCCCGAAAAAAATTCTCCGGCTGTTTTACCTGCTCAATGTGCGTTACATTTTGGAGAGCACGTTCTTCTGGCATCAGCGGCACTTCATTTTTTCTACAGTGGAAAGAAAATGGAAACGGGAGCAGTCAGAGCTCATTTCGCAGCTTCAGGACGAGGGAACAAGTCTAGAGCTGATTGGTGATGGGCGGTCAGATAGCCCAGGACACTGTGCCAAATATGGCACATACACTCTCATCAAACAGGGACTGGGGAAAGTCCTGGATATACAGATTGTGCAGGTAAGAAAGATATTTAGGCGGTTCAGTGTCTCATACTCATAGACGCATCAAGGTAACTAATTACAATCAAagttttgtagagaggcatttttcttcaaaaatattGACAACAGAAATGCATACCCagttcaaatcttttttttaatctgaatttgACTCCTAGTTAttaacccccaccccaccccaatcTCCCCCCTGACTCACCCGAGTAATTGGTGAGTGGGATTCCTTTGTGTCCGTCTTTTAGACCGAGTTGGATTTTCAGCGACTGATTTTGACAATTGACATTTGAACTTGTCATGTACATGCCCGTTGAAACTATGTGCACGCTTAACTGGAAGTAGAACAACTCTAGATATAAACTGTGACGAATGCGATATTAAATAAAAGAGGGCAGGGAATCAAAATTCCTGATAACACGACGGTGCACAACCGATGTGCAGTGAAACCCGTTCATATTTGTTTGCAAACTGTCATAAACTTTGGCAATAACATTATTAAACGAATAAAATGAGTGCCGGCTGCCGTAGCCGAAACAGTCGGCGGTCGTAACAGAAAAGTGGGGCGGCCGTATCAGTGCATCGCTGGCGGTCGTAACTGCTAGCACGGCGACGCGTACCAAAAAAATACACATGCTCTTTTCCTCAGCCGATGACACAAACACAATATTGGGACACTGCTATTGATGCATTTCAGTTAATGATACATCACATTACCTGATCAAATGACCGTTGTTGCTTCAAGCCTCTTGTAATCTCCACCATTTAAAAAGAAATCCCCAAATCAAACAATTTCAACAAATACGACTGTCACAAATCTAAAACAGAAGCCTCAAAAATTAAATCGATAACATGTTAATCCTCATGCATTCATAAATCCGCTGAGAACAAATAAACTTTGCTGGCTTCGATAATTACGCCACAATAATTATTAGTTTGGAAGTTACACACCTTTCGGGCTCGAAACCTTGTTGACTATGGGACTGCAGAATGCTATCGTAACAAACGGCAATTTTTTCTGTCGTAACACTTCCCCGGCGTGTGGCTGGGACTGGGAGACCTGTAACTTTAATTGTAAATAGTACAGACATGGGTAAACTGTCAGataattttgaataaaattaacactgtGATCAGCATATTTTAATGCAattttctgttcttcacagGAGATGTCATCCAGTGGCCACCAAGATGTGACCTGGCTCGATTAGCTGGGAAATGGGCAGCCAGAGCTGGTTTCCCGGCGTAGTTGGAGCGATTGGTGGGACCTACATAAAGATACCAGGAACCAGGGTTGAGAACAGCGACGCGTACATCTGCCGCAAAGGTTTCCCAGCGATGCATCTCCAGGTAACAGATTTGATcactttctgtttcagataggtGGATTGTTAATGTTGGCAGAACTGAAAGGTTGGAGGACCTGACCATTATGGTGCCTGTGTATTTATTCCCTATTGAAATACTGGAGTAACACTAGCAGTGTCATTTCATAAATTTTGGAATCTACTGTAATTTTAAGTCACTATTTGAATCTTTgaatttaaagacaagtatttaAAGGCaaagtgcgcctcccgtaaaccatcacgcTCACCAaagggaacatcctaggtgccctacgtaaagaggcTGTGCGAGTAATTTTCAAAGATTTAATGTTGCGGATTGTCTTCAAGACAATCGGACCgaggtgcgttttggcgctagaccgaacttttcaaatctaaataataaattgacagcgtgttacacaaacattcttaaatcataaaataaatattttttcatcaagacaagatcattaAAACTCGAAGTATTTAAAGTTAAAATAAGgaacgcccggaagcaggttCACGTAAGGTGTGCCAATTCCTGTGAATAGTCAAAAGTCATCACGAgggttcttgtgaaccacagccgtttgtttcgtgcatagtcagaggtacataataacgtgctattgcagacaagctcacagcgagtcgcattcaaattccTGACGACTGCTTTGTCAAAAAGGGAAAGTGGAATAACAGAGTTCACGATGTCGATGGCTccggggtaagataaaccatgcaaaacaatttttgtgtgaaaattgctcgcttttTACGGAAAGCACCTATGTTCTCAAGGGGTGAGTGTttcaatgaaagggtgtttgtactgtgtgtaaaagcctgacagtatttgtgatggtttacgtgagaAATATTAAATGTTTAAACCGATATTGGGAGTTCAGACAAGTATGAATTATGATGGTGTGTGGATTTATTCCAAGAAAACCATCATGAAAATGTACCTACACATCGTTTCtctgacttttcttttcctgttGTTAGATACATGTCATATAccgcttttagtgaaagttgaggcagcactttctGATCAAATTTATTAAAAATTTGTTCAAGCATTTCTTGACTAAGCATGGATAATCACACCGGGGACTGTGTTCCGCCTTATTTCAGCCGGGCTCGTTGTTACTTCGTTTTGAGCTGGGCTTGGTGTCACGCAAACGTAAGTGTCTGCACTAAAGTACAAACTATgtcttctaaaaaaaaactcatttcCAGGAACGGATGTTTTTAGCACTAACCTAAGTAATTTGTCTCTCTATTGGTGTTATTTTTATCTGACAAGGTTTATTATGTGACCCCCATCGGCTTGAAATACATGCGGGTTGTCGCTTTTTGGGCAAAAAAGCTGATCAAACTGAAGAAATGATAAGCAATGGTATCatgttatggtttttctgtatcataagttTGTTCTATAGTTTCTTGCTGTTATGCTGATTCATTTTCCCGAACCTGCGTTGAGGCACGAGAAGTAAAACCAAAACCCATGTCAGGCGAGTTTTGTTCCGCGCTGGACACCCAGAACAAAAGCAAGCCCAGTGCAAAAATGCAGGAGGCCCAGCGCGGAACAAAACGTACACCACTTGCTTGTTTTGATTCCTTCTTATGACATAGTGAGGATGCATTGAAGCACGCAATTGATACAGATGATTATAGCTTTACCCAAAATAGTAAAAATAGAGGAATATTTGTTGTTCAAATCCATGTTTGAGAGAAATGTACGTTGAACCTTCATTTTTCACTAAAAAAAACGCATGCATGCCTTCCATTCGGCTATTGTCAATTAACCAGGTAAGCAAAAGACGTTTTTAGCTGTctacaaagaaaacaattatTCTTCTTTCTACTGACATTCATCAATTTTAGCTTAAATCAGTGTGAAAGTcatagtttgtgtttttatgaagaCACTTTCGTTTGCGTGACACTGAGCCTGGCTGAAAACGGAGTAACAACGAGCCCGGCTGAAATAAGGCGGAACACAGTCCCCGGTGTGATAATGGGGATGTTTACCAGCTTCAAagacatgatttttttttattattcgtTATCATTTCATATGCATGTCATGGTTACGCTGAAAATGCACTCAATGATAAATGAATTATATGGGACAGTAGGCACCTCATTCGCATGTTCTGCAGAGAGTCAGTCTTATGGTTTAGGCTAGCGAAGCATTaggatatatatacatgtagccTCTGTTGTGGTTGGTTTTTAGTTTCAGGCTGATAGATTATTTTTATATtgatttacgcgacttgtttcaggtTGTATGCGACAAAGACCTCCTCTTTCTGGATGTGTTTACGGGTTACACTGGGTCCGTGCATGACAGCCGAGTTTTCCCCAACTCAGATCTCTATGGAGTGTTGGAGTCTGACGCAAGTAAGCTGCCTCCAGAGTACCATATGATCTGGGACTCGGCCTACCCTCAGTCTCCGCAAGTACCTGCTGGTTCCATTCCGCGACAACGGCCATCTGACCCCTGTGGAAACTGCCTACAACAGAGCCCAGGCAAGGACAAGAGTTGACGTGGAGCGGGCTATTGGTTTGTTGAAAGGAAAATTCCGCAGACTGAAGGATCTCAAGATGACGAACATCCGTGAAGTTCCAATGTTAATTTTTTCAGCATGTGTCCTACATAACTTTATCATAGAAAATGGCGTGGACGAGGACGACATTGACTTGTCGGAGAGTGAAGACGAGGACGGAGGTCAATGTGGTGGTGATCACTGCATGTCTGCAACACAAAAAAGACTGGAAATTGCCAATGTTCTTTCTTGAGAACTGTTCTATGTGTTTCAAGGATGTGTCGTATACCGTATATCAATTGATTGTAGATAACAAGTACTGCCAGTGTGTATTTAGTTGCATGTTCTTATGTGTTTCGTAATTTTccatttaaattttaatgtgtAGAATTAACTGGGTAAAGGTTGGGTTcctggtgagatctttctggcTCACAAGAAACATACTGCCAAATGTTCAAATATGAAACTaagttattatttcttttttcagttCAATGACATTTTTGTTATAAGATGACCAGACGTACCAAATAACCAAAAATGCTAATTAAAAAATATGAGTTTACAAAAAGGGGGAGACAACCTAAGCGAGAAATGCGAGGCACACTAACAGCTGagcacaaaaccaaaactaGAAGATGATATTTGTAAAATAACTGTGACCCTAAAACGATAGTACAATAATAAGCAACAAAGTTTAGAACATAATAcctgaaaaaaaccacaacacaaCGTAGTAAATAAAACTACAGTGATTGATAGTTAGCATAGCAAAACAATAAAATTATGGTTATCTTACACACAAACTTAAGTAATTGACGATGTTGAGAGGAAATTGATAGAAATTCCTCTGAATTAAACGCCATTAATTCCAAATGTTCTAGTTTAAAATTGTTTATAAAGCACTGATTGGTTAATTTAGATCAATGTCAATGATGACCAGCAAAGTCACTATCTTCCTAGTTCAATATGATAAGCATCACTGTCTGAAGCATACTGAATTTTGACCAGGATTGTGCCACTCATAAAATATACAAGCATATGTTTGCCACTCAATGGTTATACAGTGAGACTTGTCTCCACATATTGTTGTTAATCAATGAGCTATGTGTAGCTCCAACATAAACAACCAGAAGATTTACCTTCATTGTAAATGTTGTTCGTCCTTTGTTTTGGAAGATGACCGCAGGCTCATGGTATGCTTGGATCTCTAGTCTGTCCAGTAGATAACTGATAAGCTTGTCCGGGCCAGGATTCCCGTTCCGCATGCGAGTGTTCAGCTGTTGGGGTTGTGGCTGCCCTGGTTTTCTGGATTGTGCGCTTTTGCTCTGCAATGTGGATTATTCTGTTTTCCGCGGTCTGGGCACCAGTATAGCTTATGCTACGCCATTATTGGAACTGAATATCAAGGTTTTTCAGAGAGATTTTTAGTGTGTCCTTTCAGATATATCTTTGCTTCGTCAAAAGAAACAACCTGCAGCGTacggcagctgaaaattaaacGTACATATagttaaaacaatcattcaactgtatttatttgaccttacacagactgttgGAAGAGGccaaccgtcttgaacaaaaaatttgtccgcaggaagcgactccaagaacacagacgactcgaagctgagtgacataccttgtagtctttctatgaaagtagtggtccagtgaacgataccttctgcCTGTGGTTTGACTTAGAGTTAGACTCTTTGAGGATGT is part of the Littorina saxatilis isolate snail1 linkage group LG6, US_GU_Lsax_2.0, whole genome shotgun sequence genome and encodes:
- the LOC138968614 gene encoding uncharacterized protein, with protein sequence MPVLTSTDESVGKEERKGERQRAAAAEEDEPADEDGGEPEDPQFLNAPEPRPSPDLEDKYIVFQANLMQLFESCPRCSHPAKSFISKTVGSCIHVRQDCSKCCFFREWTSQPYIKQMPCGNLLLSSAVVLSGCSPKKILRLFYLLNVRYILESTFFWHQRHFIFSTVERKWKREQSELISQLQDEGTSLELIGDGRSDSPGHCAKYGTYTLIKQGLGKVLDIQIVQEMSSSGHQDVTWLD